A stretch of the Cydia amplana chromosome 6, ilCydAmpl1.1, whole genome shotgun sequence genome encodes the following:
- the LOC134649086 gene encoding uncharacterized protein LOC134649086 — protein MSDTEQKEAIAARGRAKGSITRLKNSFDREALINSPIELVLAKKTRLLEAFREYERLTSKVASLLSSPPVTLATDDEEVEDNYILLVAQLDSIINVIRQRDNPQVTAQSTTSSANGVSVKSDNLKLPRVVIKTFTVVKQHLAALQNLGEPVDKWDAIIICILSKKIDLPTYRAFQLERNNNVSPTVKEFLGYVEKRALAFENTDVQKGPSQSFVSHPVAAPAKPSAHKPQLQCLYCKSAHRLYNCPNFNLASIHKRMEFASTNNLCKICLSQHKRKCKFHFRCKVCKLQHNSLLHQDKSPTPSVTLSATRNRAHNIVLPSARVKLITKSGVAIYCKALLDGCSQASFITQKIVDLLGLPMQNTSSNITGIKNAKHKIDKCINLDVHSAVYPFKINVNCKVVDKITTKLPQIPINKSHITLPTNCKLADENFNKRGDVDLLLDAGVFFQILLTQMKNNGDQATKQPFVTAGSASTSAPSFTTSSAAASSTSIACAATPQGPTLVQTSFGVIIGGRMQLPARKKSKQVISLLCREGNEYSSDLSSDFGETKKVPGIFLDNLPEQDYCDNLFRESTKLVDNTYEVSLPTKVPLEKVNSELGKSCHLAPKLEKRLHEKNETLFTNSHEGHGQLTLHNENCILSEYSPVPTKLPELKADHTSALCLTTTAHNPDLFEIIKKFSTIAKMTHVLAHILRFCNNVKLTSQNLKGFLTIVELNKALMLIFKHGQAQLFSDDLKMLQSHKQVKD, from the exons ATGTCAGACACCGAACAGAAAGAGGCAATAGCCGCGCGAGGTCGCGCCAAAGGCTCGATCACACGTTTGAAAAACAGCTTTGACCGAGAAGCGCTCATAAATTCGCCGATAGAGTTAGTGCTAGCAAAGAAAACTAGGCTTCTAGAGGCCTTTCGTGAGTATGAGCGCCTCACTAGCAAGGTTGCCTCGCTTCTTTCCTCCCCACCAGTTACTCTCGCCACCGATGACGAGGAGGTTGAAGACAATTACATTTTATTGGTAGCTCAGTTAGATAGCATCATAAATGTTATCCGCCAAAGGGACAATCCTCAAGTGACTGCTCAATCCACTACCAGCAGCGCAAATGGCGTAAGTGTCAAGTCGGACAACCTCAAACTGCCTCGGGTCGTGATAAAAAcattcacag TTGTCAAACAGCATCTTGCTGCTCTGCAAAACCTGGGTGAGCCTGTAGATAAGTGGGATGCCATAATTATTTGCATCCTATCTAAGAAGATCGACCTGCCTACCTACAGAGCATTTCAACTGGAGCGAAATAACAATGTGTCGCCCACGGTAAAGGAATTCCTAGGTTACGTGGAAAAACGTGCCCTAGCATTTGAAAACACTGACGTGCAAAAGGGGCCTTCGCAGAGCTTTGTCAGCCATCCTGTAGCTGCACCAGCAAAGCCGTCAGCGCATAAGCCTCAGCTGCAATGTTTATACTGTAAGTCTgcacacagattatataattgCCCGAATTTTAATTTAGCTTCCATTCATAAACGCATGGAGTTCGCTTCAACAAACAACTTGTGTAAGATTTGTTTGTCACAACACAAGCGcaaatgcaaatttcattttcggTGTAAGGTGTGCAAGCTACAGCACAATAGCTTATTGCATCAAGACAAGTCTCCCACTCCTTCTGTAACCTTGTCTGCAACAAGGAATAGAGCCCATAATATAGTCTTGCCTTCTGCTCGTGTCAAGCTGATTACTAAGTCAGGGGTAGCAATATATTGCAAGGCATTGTTAGATGGTTGCTCACAGGCATCGTTCATTACACAGAAGATTGTCGATTTATTGGGGTTACCGATGCAAAATACTAGTTCTAATATAACTGGTATCAAGAATGCCAAGCATAAGATTGACAAATGTATAAACCTTGATGTGCATTCTGCTGTTTATCCATTCAAAATAAATGTCAATTGCAAGGTTGTTGATAAAATAACAACAAAGTTGCCACAGATTCCTATTAACAAGTCGCACATTACATTGCCTACTAACTGCAAGTTAGCCGATGAGAATTTTAATAAGCGTGGTGATGTGGATTTGCTGCTAGATGCTGGTGTCTTCTTTCAGATTCTTCTGACGCAGATGAAGAATAATGGAGACCAAGCTACCAAACAGCCTTTTGTGACTGCGGGCAGTGCAAGTACTTCGGCACCGAGCTTTACAACCTCGAGTGCTGCAGCTTCGAGTACTTCAATAGCATGCGCCGCTACACCACAAGGCCCTACACTAGTGCAGACATCATTTGGCGTGATCATCGGTGGTCGAATGCAGCTACCTGCAAGAAAAAAGTCTAAACAGGTAATATCTTTGCTGTGTAGGGAAGGCAATGAATATTCAAGCGATCTGTCAAGTGATTTTGGGGAAACAAAAAAGGTGCCTGGAATTTTCCTAGATAATTTACCAGAGCAAGACTATTGTGATAACCTTTTTAGGGAATCTACGAAGCTAGTAGATAATACATATGAGGTCTCACTGCCCACTAAGGTCCCTTTAGAGAAAGTCAACTCTGAGTTAGGAAAATCTTGTCACTTGGCACCTAAACTAGAAAAGAGGTTACATGAAAAGAATGAAACTCTTTTCACAAATAGTCATGAGGGGCATGGGCAATTAACCCTGcataatgaaaattgtatcctTTCAGAATATTCACCTGTGCCCACCAAGTTGCCTGAACTGAAAGCCGATCATACCAGTGCTCTGTGCCTTACAACCACAGCGCACAACCCTGATCTctttgaaataataaaaaagttttctaCTATAGCAAAAATGACCCATGTTCTTGCACATATTCTTAGGTTTTGCAATAATGTCAAACTGACATCCCAGAATCTTAAGGGTTTCTTAACTATAGTCGAACTCAACAAGGCCCTCATGTTAATATTCAAACATGGGCAAGCTCAATTATTTTCAGATGACTTAAAGATGCTGCAATCTCACAAGCAAGTTAAAG ACTGA